One Bacteroidota bacterium genomic window, GTTTATAAAGACTAAAACTCTTCATATCCTGCGAATACATAACAGAAATTGAAAACAACAAAATGGTAAGAGAGAATATTTTTTTCATTTGCTTTTATTATTGCTTGTCAAATGCGACTACGCAAGCTACTGCTTTATTATCATTTGCATCTACCTTAAAATAAATTCGTCCGTCATTTGTACTATTAAACCTCGCAGAGGAAATCAGCATAGATTGTAATGCTTCATTTACTTTTCCAAGGTAATCGGGTCTTGCACTACGGCTGATGGCTGCATTGATGGAATTATAATCAAGCTCCTCTTTACTTACAACAATTGCGATATAATCCCTGTTACCAATACTATCGGCTTCCATTGATTGTGCTTTAGGGAATAAACGATAACCAGTGATACCGCAATAAGGTGAATGTTTAGAAACAGTTTCACCTGGTTTTAAATACGGAAACAAAACATAGCTGCTACCATCTGTTTCCATTCCGAAAATATAAGTATAACACTCAGTCGCATTTTCAATTGACATTTTAAAACGTGTCCCTACTGAAATCGGCGATGCTGTTTGAAATAAGTTATTCCCCGCATTACGCAGTTGAATATTTTGTCCGCCATCATTGTTCACTAAACCAATTGTACACTCGAGAGGAATATTTGCTACTTCGGTTCTTTTTGGTAATGGATCAATGCCATATGCTTCTTTTGCATACTCGGTGAAGTCGCTATACCTTACCCAACCTATTCCGTTCTTACCCCATTCAGGCCCCCAGCTATTCATGATCTGGAATGCGCCGCCTTCTTTGCGATCATCATACCCGATCACACACATTGCATGTCCGCCAAATCCCATTTGTGATTGATCCATTCCCTGCGGGTGCCATACTTCCTGCCCTATCATCTCCTGCATAAAACTTCCTCCGACCATCATACCAATTACAACTGGTGCATCTTTAGCTAAATGTTCTTTTATTGCACGAACACTTATTGCATTGATATTATCTCCATTGGTCAATCGTTGAAATCCATGGATCACATTCTGTTTTCCTTTATTCAGATCATTTCTATCAGGTTCACTACTACAATCCTGGTCATTGTAAGGATATTCACTCAACGGCACACCACCTGTGCTGCTCATTGCCTCCATTGCTTTTTGTATATAAGAACCCTGGCAGCCTTCCAGTTTT contains:
- a CDS encoding peptidase C1A papain — its product is MTDDPNQPRDNDDGGGGRRPNFPGGGGGLGALLPLLLGLFKGKGIIFLLVIAAGAYFFMNKGGCNVSQITNLFSQSGYNFSPDEFNKASVYEGLEDDNTKNPLPEAVSLLKFAPNRLNQGQQGSCVAWSSAYGAQTVLTAAATGADPNAIRFSPSYLYNQIKLEGCQGSYIQKAMEAMSSTGGVPLSEYPYNDQDCSSEPDRNDLNKGKQNVIHGFQRLTNGDNINAISVRAIKEHLAKDAPVVIGMMVGGSFMQEMIGQEVWHPQGMDQSQMGFGGHAMCVIGYDDRKEGGAFQIMNSWGPEWGKNGIGWVRYSDFTEYAKEAYGIDPLPKRTEVANIPLECTIGLVNNDGGQNIQLRNAGNNLFQTASPISVGTRFKMSIENATECYTYIFGMETDGSSYVLFPYLKPGETVSKHSPYCGITGYRLFPKAQSMEADSIGNRDYIAIVVSKEELDYNSINAAISRSARPDYLGKVNEALQSMLISSARFNSTNDGRIYFKVDANDNKAVACVVAFDKQ